The following proteins are co-located in the Urocitellus parryii isolate mUroPar1 chromosome 15, mUroPar1.hap1, whole genome shotgun sequence genome:
- the Samd4b gene encoding protein Smaug homolog 2 isoform X2, producing MRLLQKVLAYSIESNAFIEESRQLLSYALIHPATTLEDRNALALWLSHLEERLASGFRTRPEPTYHSRQGSDEWGGTAELGPGEAGPGWQDKPPRENGHVPFHPSTSVPPAINSIGSNANTGLPCQIHPSPLKRSMSLIPTSPQAPGEWPSPEELGARAAFTTPDHAPLSPQSSVASSGSEQTEEQGSSRNTFQEDGSGMKDVPSWLKSLRLHKYAALFSQMSYEEMMTLTEQHLESQNVTKGARHKIALSIQKLRERQSVLKSLEKDVLEGGNLRNALQELQQIIITPIKAYSVLQATVAATTTTPTAKDGGRGEPLLPGAEPPLAHPGTDKGTEAKDPPAAEKYPPPPAPAPTDGSEPAPAPVADGDIPSQFTRVMGKVCTQLLVSRPDEENITSYLQLIEKCLTHEAFTETQKKRLLSWKQQVLKLLRTFPRKAALDMQNYRQQKGWAFGSNSLPIAGSVGMGVARRTQRQFPMPPRALPPGRMGLLSPSGIGGVSPRHALTSPSLGGQGRQNLWFANPGGSNSMPSQSRSSVQRTHSLPVHSSPQAILMFPPDCPVPGPDLEINPTLESLCLSMTEHALGDGTDKTSTI from the exons ATGAGGCTACTGCAGAAAGTGCTGGCTTACTCGATTGAGAGCAATGCCTTCATCGAGGAGAGCCGCCAGCTGCTCTCCTATGCCCTCATCCACCCAGCCACCACACTGGAGGACCGCAATGCGCTGGCCCTCTGGCTGAGCCACCTGGAAGAGCGGCTGGCTAGTGGCTTCCGTACCCGGCCAGAACCCACCTACCACTCACGCCAGGGCTCAGATGAGTGGGGGGGGACTGCAGAGCTGGGCCCTGGAGAGGCAGGGCCAGGCTGGCAGGACAAGCCACCCCGGGAAAATGGACATGTGCCCTTCCACCCATCCACCTCGGTGCCGCCAGCCATCAACAGTATTGGGAGCAATGCAAATACAG GTCTCCCCTGCCAAATCCACCCTAGCCCACTGAAGCGCTCCATGTCACTCATCCCTACGAGCCCTCAGGCCCCTGGTGAGTGGCCAAGTCCAGAGGAGCTAGGTGCTCGGGCTGCTTTCACCACGCCCGACCACGCACCCCTCTCGCCCCAGAGCAGCGTGGCCTCCTCTGGCAGTGAGCAGACGGAGGAGCAGGGCTCCAGCCGGAACACTTTCCAGGAGGACGGCAGTGGTATGAAAG ATGTGCCCTCGTGGCTCAAGAGCCTCCGTTTGCACAAATATGCAGCCCTCTTCTCACAGATGAGCTACGAGGAGATGATGACACTGACTGAGCAGCACCTGGAGTCACAG AATGTCACCAAAGGTGCCCGCCACAAGATAGCCCTGAGTATCCAGAAGCTGCGAGAGAGGCAGAGTGTCCTCAAGTCCCTAGAGAAG GATGTGCTAGAAGGTGGGAATCTGCGGAATGCTCTACAGGAGCTGCAGCAGATCATCATCACCCCCATCAAGGCCTACAGTGTCCTTCAGGCTACTGTGGCTGCTACCACTACCACCCCTACTGCCAAGGATGGGGGCCGGGGGGAGCCGCTGCTGCCAGGTGCTGAGCCTCCCCTAGCCCACCCTGGCACGGACAAGGGCACTGAGGCCAAGGACCCTCCGGCTGCAGAGAAGTATCCCCCTCCACCAGCTCCAGCTCCCACTGATGGCAGCGAGCCAGCGCCGGCTCCTGTTGCTGACGGAGACATCCCCAGCCAGTTTACACGGGTGATGGGCAAAG TGTGCACCCAGCTGCTGGTGTCCCGACCAGACGAGGAGAACATCACCAGTTACCTCCAGCTCATCGAAAAGTGCCTGACTCATGAG GCTTTCACAGAGACACAGAAGAAGCGACTGTTGTCCTGGAAACAGCAAGTGCTGAAGCTCCTCCGGACATTCCCGCGCAAAGCTGCGCTGGACATGCAGAACTACCGGCAGCAGAAGGG CTGGGCATTCGGCTCCAACTCACTCCCCATAGCTGGCTCTGTGGGGATGGGGGTGGCCCGACGGACCCAGCGGCAGTTCCCAATGCCTCCCCGGGCCCTTCCACCTGGCAGGATGGGTCTCCTGAGCCCCTCGGGCATTGGGGGTGTCTCCCCTCGACATGCCCTCACCAGCCCCAGCCTCGGGGGCCAGGGCCGACAG AACCTGTGGTTTGCCAATCCTGGAGGCAGCAACAGCATGCCCAGTCAGAGCCGCAGCTCCGTGCAGCGAACCCACTCGCTCCCAGTCCACTCGTCACCCCAGGCCATTCTCATGTTCCCTCCAG